The genomic DNA TGCGCGCATCCGTAATTTTACCAGGCATGTAAACACCTCCCATAAAAATATATCACGTATGCGCGTGGAAGTCAAACAGAAAGGGGTGATTTTGTGGGAGAAAAAAAGAATAGCGCGAAATCACCGCGCGGAAGAGCGCCGAGATTTTCAGAGCCAGAAGAAATGCAAAGGCTCATAGACGCATATTTCAAGGACTGCGAAGGATACCCATTGACATTGCCGGACGAAAGTGGGGGAGAAAGACCAGTTTTAAATAAATACGGGAAGCCGGTAATTATAGGCGCACATCCTCCGACGGTAACGGGTTTAGCGCTTGCCTTGGGATTTATGAGCCGTCAAGCGCTGTTAAACTATCAGACGAGAGATAAATGTTTTAATGACACGATCACGCGCGCGAAGTCCAGAGTTGAGGAATACGCGGAATCGAGACTGTACGACAAAGACGGAGCGAACGGGGCAAAATTCAGCCTCGCAAACAACTTCAAGGGCTGGAAGGAAAAGCCGGACGGCGCGGAGGTTAGCCAAACTACCAGTATCAAGATAAGATTGACCGATGATTGATATTCAAATTTCCAGAAAAGTCTTTAATCCCGCTTTCCTGCCATATTTGGAAGATCAGCACCGTTACATGGTGTTCTATGGTGGAGCTGGATCGGGGAAAAGTTACTTTATCGCAGAGCGTTACATATACCATATCCTCAAAGATAAGCTGCTGAATCTATTAGTGGTACGCGCGGTAGGGCGTACAAACCGAGATTCAACCTTCGCCTTATTTAAGCAGGTAATCGCCAGATGGGGGCTTTCCGAATACTTCAAGGCCAATGAGAGCGATATGCGAATTACCTGCATTCTGAATCAAAATTCAGTTTTGTTTAAAGGACTGGACGATACTGAAAAACTGAAATCCATCACCTTTGCCAAAGGAGAATTGACGGATATCTGGATCGAAGAGGCAAGTGAGACCCTGGAAGCGGATTTCAACCAATTGGATGTGCGCTTGCGCGGCAAGGGAACGCAAAAACAGATCGTTATCTCCTTCAATCCTGTGGATGTAAACCACTGGCTGAAAAAGCGGTTTTTTGACCGTAAGGACGACCGGGTAACTGTTTTGCACACCACCTACAAAGACAATGCTTTTTTGGATGAGGACTATAAAAAGCTCCTGGAAAGCTATAAGGAAACCGATCCGTATTACTACGATGTTTACTGTCTGGGACAATGGGGTGTGCTGGGAAGCACAATTTTTGACGCGCAAAAGGTCAACAGAAGATTGGCGGAGATCCGTGGCCTGCGGCCCAAAGCGACCGGATATTTTGAATACCGCTATGACGGTATAAAGATTACAGAGATCCAATGGGTGGACAGTCCGGACGGATGCATCAAGATTTATGAGCCGCCAAGAGAGGGTGCGCCCTATGTAATCGGCGGAGACACCGCAGGCGAAGGATCAGACCGATTTATCGGGCAGGTGCTTGACAATACGGATGGGAGACAGGCGGCGGTACTGTCTCACCAGTTTGACGAGGATGTTTACGCGCGGCAGATCTATTGCCTCGGGGTTTATTACAACACCGCGCTCGTTGGCATTGAAACGAACTTTTCCACATTCCCGGTCAAAGAATTGGAGCGGCTGCAATATCCAAAACAGTATGTGCGGCAGACCGAGGACAACTACACCCACAAGCCGAAAGACGCTTATGGATTCAAGACCACTTCTACCACCCGCCCGGTCATTATAGCTGGTTTGGTTCAGGTGGTGCGGGAATCGATAGAGTTGATGAACGACCCGGACACACTGGGCGAGATGTTGACCTTTGTGCGTAACGAAAAGGGCAGACCGGAGGCCCAGCAGGGAGCGCACGACGATCACATTATGGCGTTGGCGATTGCGCATTATATCAGGCCGCAGCAGGACTATACAGAACGTGAGCAAATAAAGGGCAGGGTCAAATGGACACCCGACCAGTGGGAGGACTACCAGGGGGCGAGCGAAGCGGGACGCGCCTACCTGATCGAGAAATGGGGGAATCCGTTTTGATATCTAAACTCTTGCGAAAGGGGGCAAACATACTGGATAAGCGAAAAGAGCAGGACAAGCTCGGCTTGTGGCAGGAGCGGCTAAGCCGCAACAAGGCGCTGGCCCCGACCGTGCTCTACGACCAGCGGGAGGCGCTGTATGCGGGGACAAAGGAGATTGACAGCGTCTCGGATAAACCCGCGCAGAAGGCGAGCTATGTGCGCAACATCGTGGCGGAGCTGGTGGAAGCGCAGGTGGATTCCAACATTCCGCAGCCAAAGGTAACGGCGCGGCACAAGCGCCATGAACCGCTGGCAAACCTCATTGAAAACATGCTGCGCAACGAGCTGGACAGGCTCCCATT from Anaerotruncus rubiinfantis includes the following:
- a CDS encoding terminase small subunit → MGEKKNSAKSPRGRAPRFSEPEEMQRLIDAYFKDCEGYPLTLPDESGGERPVLNKYGKPVIIGAHPPTVTGLALALGFMSRQALLNYQTRDKCFNDTITRAKSRVEEYAESRLYDKDGANGAKFSLANNFKGWKEKPDGAEVSQTTSIKIRLTDD
- a CDS encoding PBSX family phage terminase large subunit → MIDIQISRKVFNPAFLPYLEDQHRYMVFYGGAGSGKSYFIAERYIYHILKDKLLNLLVVRAVGRTNRDSTFALFKQVIARWGLSEYFKANESDMRITCILNQNSVLFKGLDDTEKLKSITFAKGELTDIWIEEASETLEADFNQLDVRLRGKGTQKQIVISFNPVDVNHWLKKRFFDRKDDRVTVLHTTYKDNAFLDEDYKKLLESYKETDPYYYDVYCLGQWGVLGSTIFDAQKVNRRLAEIRGLRPKATGYFEYRYDGIKITEIQWVDSPDGCIKIYEPPREGAPYVIGGDTAGEGSDRFIGQVLDNTDGRQAAVLSHQFDEDVYARQIYCLGVYYNTALVGIETNFSTFPVKELERLQYPKQYVRQTEDNYTHKPKDAYGFKTTSTTRPVIIAGLVQVVRESIELMNDPDTLGEMLTFVRNEKGRPEAQQGAHDDHIMALAIAHYIRPQQDYTEREQIKGRVKWTPDQWEDYQGASEAGRAYLIEKWGNPF